In Candidatus Peregrinibacteria bacterium, the following proteins share a genomic window:
- a CDS encoding carboxylating.nicotinate-nucleotide diphosphorylase (catalyzes the formation of pyridine-2,3-dicarboxylate and 5-phospho-alpha-D-ribose 1-diphosphate from nictinate D-ribonucleotide), which produces MRIEDHYATMQKLYNKTAFFNVGSMVYFEFLTSYIDSCLKADLADNGDVTTTLLHEQFPAKVTAQIIAKQDGVFSGEEELEYIAKKAGLNLKMELITMEHASGSTNSSGARFRSGDVICTLKGSAYSILSVERTLLNLLQRMCGIATAASRFETKYTKVAVTRKTPLPFVDKRAAIDGGALPHRVNLSDAIMIKDTHLDQFGRDFNVVEEKLKNAYLRGISFVEIEVETQDEALKVAEMAKKLDLKVPMVVMLDNFIPENVKNVVKALETDDLWRYVLVEVSGGITSENYKEYDIAGVSVMSIGGITHSVRVCDISMKIF; this is translated from the coding sequence ATGAGAATCGAAGATCATTATGCAACTATGCAGAAACTCTATAATAAAACGGCGTTTTTTAACGTTGGTTCTATGGTTTACTTCGAATTTTTGACTTCATATATTGATTCATGTTTGAAGGCGGATCTTGCTGATAATGGAGATGTTACCACCACGCTGCTTCATGAGCAGTTCCCAGCGAAGGTGACTGCACAAATTATTGCAAAACAAGACGGGGTTTTTAGTGGTGAGGAAGAGCTCGAATATATTGCAAAAAAAGCTGGGCTGAATCTTAAAATGGAACTTATTACTATGGAACATGCTTCAGGAAGCACGAATTCTTCCGGAGCTCGGTTCAGGTCAGGGGATGTGATTTGTACACTCAAAGGTTCTGCATATTCTATTTTGTCGGTTGAAAGAACTCTTTTGAATCTACTCCAAAGAATGTGTGGTATTGCAACGGCTGCTTCAAGATTTGAGACTAAATACACAAAGGTGGCTGTAACACGTAAGACTCCCCTGCCCTTTGTGGATAAACGTGCTGCGATCGATGGAGGAGCTTTACCTCATCGTGTGAATCTATCTGATGCAATTATGATAAAGGACACTCATTTGGATCAATTTGGACGAGATTTTAATGTTGTTGAAGAGAAACTCAAGAATGCTTACCTGAGAGGTATTTCTTTTGTGGAAATTGAAGTTGAAACACAAGATGAGGCTTTGAAAGTTGCTGAAATGGCTAAGAAGCTGGATTTAAAAGTCCCAATGGTAGTTATGTTGGATAACTTTATCCCTGAAAACGTGAAAAACGTCGTAAAAGCTCTTGAGACGGATGACTTATGGAGATATGTTCTCGTAGAAGTTTCCGGCGGAATAACCTCTGAGAATTACAAAGAATACGATATAGCCGGTGTTTCAGTTATGTCTATCGGTGGAATAACACATTCTGTTCGAGTTTGTGATATTTCTATGAAAATATTTTAG
- a CDS encoding histidine triad nucleotide-binding protein, producing MSDCIFCKIDAGEIPSTKLFEDKKCFIIKDINPKAPLHFLVIPHQHIPTISDLHEGEEMLAGHMIKLGKEIALKEGAQGYKLLFNVHEKGGQEVFHIHLHVLGWN from the coding sequence ATGTCAGACTGTATTTTTTGCAAAATAGATGCCGGTGAAATCCCATCTACCAAATTGTTTGAAGATAAGAAATGTTTCATCATCAAAGATATAAATCCCAAAGCCCCACTGCATTTTTTGGTAATCCCACATCAACACATTCCAACAATTTCAGATCTTCATGAAGGAGAAGAGATGCTAGCCGGCCACATGATCAAACTCGGTAAGGAAATAGCCTTAAAAGAAGGTGCTCAGGGCTACAAGCTTCTATTTAACGTACACGAAAAAGGAGGCCAAGAAGTATTCCACATACATTTGCATGTGCTTGGGTGGAACTAA